One genomic segment of Borrelia miyamotoi includes these proteins:
- the rplV gene encoding 50S ribosomal protein L22 → MFVNRRYTARGKNLPSSPKKVRPIADNIRGKPYTEAVAILCSMPNKGAKLLCKVIKSAASNAIYHNRNLSEDMIFVKTVMVDDGRRRRSIWPRARGRADKLINRSCHIFVEVYEKMYGGE, encoded by the coding sequence ATGTTTGTTAATAGAAGATATACTGCAAGAGGTAAGAATTTGCCATCTTCTCCAAAAAAAGTAAGGCCTATTGCCGATAACATACGAGGCAAGCCTTATACTGAAGCTGTTGCAATACTTTGTTCTATGCCCAATAAAGGTGCTAAACTTTTGTGTAAGGTAATCAAATCAGCAGCATCGAATGCTATTTATCATAATAGAAATCTTTCTGAGGATATGATATTTGTAAAAACAGTAATGGTGGATGATGGAAGAAGACGTAGGAGCATTTGGCCTAGAGCTAGAGGCAGGGCAGATAAGCTTATTAACAGAAGTTGTCATATTTTTGTTGAAGTTTATGAAAAGATGTATGGTGGAGAATAA
- the rplW gene encoding 50S ribosomal protein L23, whose protein sequence is MKAYDIIISPMLTEKTNIQRENMNVYTFKVRKQANKKEVGVAIKELFNVTPVSCNLLNVKSKVKTVVSRKGYPIGKGKTSSWKKAYVYLKKEDKIDIF, encoded by the coding sequence ATGAAAGCTTATGATATAATAATTTCGCCTATGCTTACTGAGAAAACTAATATTCAGCGAGAAAATATGAATGTTTATACTTTTAAAGTTAGAAAGCAAGCAAATAAGAAAGAAGTTGGTGTTGCGATTAAAGAGCTTTTTAATGTTACTCCAGTATCATGTAATTTGCTTAATGTCAAAAGCAAGGTTAAGACAGTTGTTTCAAGAAAAGGTTATCCTATTGGCAAAGGGAAAACTTCTTCATGGAAAAAAGCATATGTTTATCTTAAAAAAGAAGATAAGATAGATATTTTTTAG
- the lspA gene encoding signal peptidase II — MSINKHRLINNLIFVSTLVFCDQLSKYLIVKYVRIGTEYLSFFGDFFKIIHVRNTGILFSIGSNIDSSLKNLFFLVIPIIVLVLVFYFILKERSRFARIALLLILSGGIGNIVDRLFRPLGVVDFLDVRFFGIFGLQRWPTFNFADTYVVIGMTLFIIYDLFARKKSIDL, encoded by the coding sequence ATGAGTATAAATAAGCACAGATTAATTAACAATTTGATATTTGTCTCTACTTTAGTTTTTTGTGATCAATTATCTAAATATTTAATTGTTAAGTATGTCAGAATTGGAACTGAATATTTATCTTTTTTTGGAGATTTTTTTAAAATAATACATGTGAGAAATACTGGTATTTTATTTTCAATAGGCTCTAATATTGATTCTAGTTTGAAGAATTTATTTTTCCTTGTAATTCCTATTATTGTTTTAGTTTTAGTTTTTTATTTTATATTAAAAGAACGCAGTAGATTTGCTAGAATTGCTCTTTTATTGATTTTATCTGGTGGTATTGGAAATATTGTTGATAGACTTTTTAGACCCTTGGGAGTTGTGGATTTTTTGGATGTGAGATTTTTTGGTATTTTTGGACTCCAAAGATGGCCAACTTTTAACTTTGCAGATACTTATGTTGTTATAGGAATGACTTTATTTATAATTTATGATTTGTTTGCAAGAAAGAAAAGTATTGATTTATGA
- the murA gene encoding UDP-N-acetylglucosamine 1-carboxyvinyltransferase has product MYRYVVEGGFKIGGKITASGNKNAALPCITAALLTDEEVILENIPNIKDVEVILDILKNMGAWVLRDGDVVKIKVLNIVRTEVDSSLTDLIRASILFVGPMLARCGKINIAPPGGDVIGKRRLDTHFYGLGKLGAKLINSERIVLEVGKLVGAEMFLDEASVTATENIIMAAVLAVGETVIMNAACEPHVQDLCNMLNSMGANISGIGSNMLRIIGVRKLSGTRFRIGADFMQVGSLISLSALTGGELEINKADPRNFVLIKHVYSKLGINFEYDNENIYVKEKQDLKVKLDFGGYIPKIDDGPWPAFPTDLMSIMIVTATQVQGTVLIFEKMFESRMFFVDKLIKMGAQIVLCDSHRAVVTGKTILKGSNVSSPDVRAGMSLLIAALCANGESRIQNIYQIERGYEDVVDKLSSLGARIKKVL; this is encoded by the coding sequence ATGTATAGATATGTTGTAGAGGGTGGTTTTAAAATAGGTGGAAAAATAACAGCTAGTGGAAATAAGAATGCGGCTTTGCCTTGCATTACAGCTGCATTGCTTACAGATGAAGAAGTTATTTTAGAAAATATTCCAAATATTAAAGATGTAGAAGTTATTTTGGACATTTTAAAGAACATGGGAGCTTGGGTTTTAAGGGATGGTGATGTTGTTAAAATTAAAGTTTTGAATATTGTAAGAACAGAGGTAGATTCTTCTTTGACAGATTTAATTAGGGCTTCAATTTTGTTTGTAGGACCTATGCTTGCTAGGTGTGGTAAAATCAATATTGCTCCTCCTGGTGGAGATGTGATTGGAAAAAGGCGTCTTGATACTCATTTTTATGGACTTGGTAAGCTTGGTGCTAAGCTGATAAATAGTGAACGGATTGTTTTAGAAGTAGGTAAATTGGTCGGTGCTGAAATGTTTTTAGATGAAGCATCCGTTACTGCTACTGAGAATATTATTATGGCTGCTGTTCTTGCTGTTGGTGAGACTGTGATAATGAATGCTGCATGTGAACCACATGTACAAGATTTGTGTAATATGTTGAATTCTATGGGTGCTAATATTTCTGGTATTGGTTCTAATATGCTTAGAATAATAGGTGTAAGAAAATTAAGTGGAACTAGATTTCGCATAGGAGCTGATTTTATGCAAGTAGGTTCTCTAATTAGCCTTTCTGCGTTAACAGGAGGTGAACTTGAGATTAACAAGGCTGATCCTAGGAATTTTGTTTTAATAAAGCATGTATATTCTAAACTTGGCATTAATTTTGAGTATGACAATGAAAACATATATGTTAAGGAAAAACAAGATTTGAAGGTTAAATTAGATTTTGGAGGTTATATTCCCAAAATTGATGATGGACCATGGCCAGCTTTTCCAACAGATCTTATGAGCATAATGATAGTAACTGCTACTCAAGTTCAAGGAACTGTTCTTATTTTCGAGAAAATGTTTGAATCAAGAATGTTTTTTGTAGATAAGCTTATCAAAATGGGTGCTCAGATTGTTCTTTGTGATTCCCATCGTGCTGTAGTTACAGGAAAAACTATCCTTAAAGGAAGTAATGTATCTTCTCCTGATGTTAGAGCTGGTATGTCTTTGCTTATTGCAGCTCTTTGTGCTAATGGTGAGAGTCGTATTCAAAACATTTATCAGATTGAGAGAGGATATGAAGATGTTGTTGATAAATTGAGTTCTTTGGGGGCAAGGATTAAGAAAGTGTTATAA
- the rpsJ gene encoding 30S ribosomal protein S10, whose product MITKDKIRVRLFSFDVKILDQSAESIVRAVHKSKAKIKGPIPLPTKIKKYTVLRSPHVNKKSREQFEMRTHKRLIDILEPTSALMDSLMKLELPAGVEVDIKQ is encoded by the coding sequence TTGATTACTAAAGATAAGATACGAGTAAGGCTTTTTAGTTTTGATGTTAAAATATTAGATCAGAGTGCTGAGTCTATTGTTAGAGCTGTTCATAAGTCAAAGGCTAAAATTAAAGGTCCTATTCCTTTGCCGACAAAGATAAAGAAATATACTGTTTTACGTTCTCCTCATGTTAATAAAAAATCAAGAGAACAGTTTGAAATGAGAACTCATAAGAGGCTTATTGATATTTTAGAGCCTACTTCTGCTTTAATGGACTCTTTGATGAAATTGGAGCTTCCTGCAGGAGTGGAAGTTGATATTAAGCAGTAA
- the rplC gene encoding 50S ribosomal protein L3, which yields MLGLIGKKVGMTQVFQDNGVVVPVTVIEFEPNYVIGKKTVERDGYDALIMGSVDLKSSKISKPIKGQYKILENIEPKRYVIEFKGLKGYEAGDEIGLDAFRAIKYVDITGITKGKGFQGAMKRHNFSGGPSSHGSKFHRHLGGTGQATTPARTFKGTKMAGRMGGEQQTIQNLEIVFIDEDKRAILVKGAVPGVKGSFVIVKRAKKVGV from the coding sequence ATGTTGGGATTGATAGGAAAAAAAGTTGGCATGACGCAGGTCTTTCAAGATAATGGGGTTGTGGTGCCTGTGACGGTAATAGAATTTGAGCCCAATTATGTTATAGGAAAAAAAACAGTAGAAAGAGATGGATATGATGCCCTCATAATGGGTTCAGTTGATCTTAAGAGTTCTAAGATTTCAAAGCCTATAAAAGGTCAATATAAAATCCTAGAGAATATTGAGCCTAAAAGATATGTTATAGAATTTAAGGGACTTAAAGGTTATGAGGCGGGTGATGAGATTGGTCTTGATGCTTTTAGAGCGATTAAGTATGTAGATATTACTGGTATTACTAAGGGTAAGGGTTTTCAAGGGGCTATGAAGAGGCATAATTTTAGTGGTGGTCCATCTTCTCATGGTTCTAAGTTTCATAGACATCTTGGTGGTACCGGGCAAGCTACTACACCTGCTAGAACTTTTAAGGGAACTAAAATGGCTGGCAGAATGGGTGGTGAGCAGCAAACTATTCAAAATCTTGAAATTGTTTTTATTGATGAGGATAAAAGAGCCATTTTGGTAAAAGGAGCTGTGCCAGGGGTCAAGGGTTCTTTTGTTATTGTTAAAAGGGCAAAAAAAGTGGGTGTTTAG
- the rplD gene encoding 50S ribosomal protein L4: MEKRVFSKDGQELRFIDLEDRVFNIDVSYGSIYNAINNELANLRVGTASTKTRAEVRGSSKKPWKQKGTGRARVGTKRNPIWVGGGIALGPKPRDYSYKLPKKVKRLAFKSVLSLFASAEDKFKVVENFTIESGKTKELTLIIKNFIKTNGKTVILLGNDDQMIKRAGRNIRDLKILSFNRLRVVDLFYAKNLIALESAINGLNDLYVK, translated from the coding sequence ATGGAAAAGAGAGTTTTTTCTAAGGATGGACAAGAACTTCGATTTATAGATTTAGAGGATAGAGTTTTTAATATAGATGTTAGTTATGGTTCTATATATAATGCTATTAATAATGAGCTAGCTAATCTTAGAGTTGGAACAGCTTCAACTAAGACTAGAGCTGAGGTTAGGGGTAGTTCAAAGAAGCCTTGGAAACAAAAAGGTACAGGACGTGCAAGGGTTGGTACTAAGAGAAATCCAATTTGGGTTGGTGGAGGTATAGCTTTAGGACCAAAACCAAGGGACTATAGTTATAAGCTTCCAAAGAAGGTTAAAAGACTTGCTTTTAAATCTGTTCTTAGTCTCTTTGCATCTGCAGAAGATAAATTTAAGGTTGTTGAAAATTTTACTATTGAATCAGGAAAGACAAAAGAGCTTACATTGATAATAAAGAATTTTATAAAGACTAATGGAAAAACAGTTATTTTATTGGGTAATGATGATCAGATGATTAAAAGAGCGGGAAGGAATATAAGGGATTTAAAGATTTTATCTTTTAATAGACTTAGAGTTGTTGATTTATTTTATGCTAAAAATTTAATAGCTCTTGAGTCTGCTATTAATGGGCTTAATGATCTTTATGTTAAATAA
- a CDS encoding Nif3-like dinuclear metal center hexameric protein, translating into MTVKELSSILDEIFKVKDYENIDKSINGLQVGNLELEVKKIAFAVDAGMATLKEAKDCDFLITHHGIFWSKSEKIVAGVYEKVKWLIENDLSLYCIHLPMDAHPVYSHSKVFSDFLGFHSPISFASYKGFNLGIIATTKLNFSEILKKIEANNKHILYYKKFKEHVEKVAIVSGSGSSFFEEALEHGIDLFITGDTSHQIYPLAEEYDVNLIFAGHYFTEMFGLMKLMEYFGNQKELDVNFILKDTNL; encoded by the coding sequence TTGACTGTTAAAGAGTTATCATCTATCTTGGATGAAATTTTTAAAGTAAAAGATTATGAAAATATTGACAAAAGTATTAATGGGCTTCAAGTAGGTAATTTAGAATTAGAAGTTAAAAAGATTGCTTTTGCTGTTGATGCAGGTATGGCAACTTTAAAAGAAGCAAAGGATTGTGATTTTTTAATAACTCATCATGGCATTTTTTGGTCAAAGTCAGAGAAAATTGTTGCTGGAGTATATGAAAAAGTTAAATGGCTTATTGAAAATGATTTATCTCTTTACTGCATTCATTTACCGATGGATGCCCATCCTGTTTATTCTCATAGCAAGGTTTTTTCTGATTTTTTAGGATTTCATAGCCCTATTTCTTTTGCAAGTTATAAAGGATTTAATTTGGGTATTATTGCTACTACTAAACTTAATTTTTCTGAAATTTTGAAGAAAATTGAAGCTAATAATAAGCATATTCTTTATTATAAAAAATTTAAAGAACATGTCGAAAAGGTAGCGATTGTTAGTGGTTCTGGGTCTTCTTTTTTTGAGGAAGCGTTGGAACATGGCATTGACTTGTTCATAACAGGAGATACTTCTCATCAGATATATCCTTTAGCTGAGGAATATGATGTAAATTTAATATTTGCTGGTCATTATTTTACTGAAATGTTTGGATTAATGAAATTAATGGAATATTTTGGAAATCAGAAAGAATTAGATGTTAATTTTATTTTAAAAGATACTAATTTATAA
- a CDS encoding YmdB family metallophosphoesterase, giving the protein MSLRILVTGEVVSKPGIVVIKNFLSSFKQKKHIDFVISGNNFTTGFRGLCKRHAFLLKKYGIDVLTLGENAFVRAGLNDDLDKFNFILKPLNCPTKLRGYSYFIYNVSGKKIAVIRLVGQTGITKYNFNNPFFAFDYFCEKIKLHTNNIIVIFDSNTTAEVNAMFFYLKSRVSACLGTGKRILTADLRIFDGTAVITDLGRVGSLNSVVGYEPKFEIDKFLKGFLNNRFTESWEGLGFNGVIVEIDNGKAVWVEVVREYIEFDGNLENRSDI; this is encoded by the coding sequence GTGAGTTTGCGGATTTTGGTTACTGGAGAGGTTGTAAGTAAGCCTGGTATTGTTGTAATAAAAAATTTTTTGTCTTCTTTTAAGCAAAAGAAGCACATTGATTTTGTAATATCTGGTAATAATTTTACTACAGGATTTAGAGGGCTTTGTAAAAGGCATGCATTTTTGTTAAAAAAGTATGGTATTGATGTTTTAACTTTAGGAGAAAATGCCTTTGTAAGGGCTGGACTGAATGATGATCTTGATAAATTTAATTTTATTTTAAAGCCTCTAAATTGTCCTACAAAATTAAGAGGTTATTCTTATTTTATTTACAATGTTAGTGGCAAGAAGATTGCTGTAATTAGACTTGTTGGACAAACAGGTATTACAAAATATAATTTTAATAATCCTTTTTTTGCTTTTGATTATTTTTGTGAAAAAATTAAGTTGCATACTAACAACATAATTGTGATCTTTGATTCAAATACCACGGCTGAGGTTAATGCTATGTTCTTTTATCTAAAATCTAGAGTCAGTGCTTGTTTGGGTACTGGTAAGAGAATATTAACAGCAGATCTCAGAATTTTCGATGGTACTGCGGTTATTACTGATCTTGGTAGGGTTGGCAGCTTAAATAGTGTTGTTGGATATGAGCCTAAATTTGAAATAGATAAGTTCTTGAAAGGATTTTTAAATAATCGGTTTACTGAATCTTGGGAAGGGCTTGGTTTTAATGGTGTTATAGTTGAGATTGATAATGGTAAAGCTGTGTGGGTGGAGGTTGTAAGGGAATATATCGAGTTTGATGGTAATCTTGAGAATAGAAGTGATATTTGA
- the tuf gene encoding elongation factor Tu, producing the protein MAKEVFQRTKPHMNVGTIGHVDHGKTTLTAAISIYCSKVNKGAKALKYEDIDNAPEEKSRGITINARHIEYETESRHYAHVDCPGHADYIKNMITGAAQMDAAILLVAADSGAEPQTKEHLLLAQRMGIKKIIVFLNKLDLADPELVELVEVEVLELVEKYGFPGDTPIVKGSAFGAMSNPDDPEATKCIKELLESMDNYFDLPARDIDKPFLLAVEDVFSISGRGTVATGRIERGVIKVGQEVEIVGIRETRKTTVTGVEMFQKILEQGQAGDNVGLLLRGVDKKDIERGQVIAAIGTITPHQKFKASIYCLTKEEGGRHKPFFSGYRPQFFFRTTDVTGMVNLEGKEMVMPGDNVDIVVELISSIAMDKNVEFAVREGGRTVASGRILEILE; encoded by the coding sequence ATGGCTAAAGAAGTTTTTCAAAGAACAAAGCCACATATGAATGTGGGTACAATAGGGCATGTTGATCATGGTAAAACAACATTAACTGCAGCTATTAGTATTTATTGTTCAAAGGTCAATAAAGGTGCTAAGGCACTTAAGTATGAAGATATTGATAATGCCCCTGAAGAGAAATCAAGAGGAATAACAATTAATGCTAGACATATTGAATATGAAACTGAGAGTAGGCATTATGCTCATGTTGATTGTCCTGGGCACGCTGATTATATTAAAAATATGATTACAGGTGCAGCTCAGATGGATGCAGCAATATTATTAGTTGCAGCTGATAGTGGAGCAGAGCCTCAAACAAAAGAGCATTTGCTTCTTGCGCAACGAATGGGAATAAAGAAGATAATAGTGTTTTTAAATAAACTAGATTTAGCAGATCCCGAGCTTGTTGAGCTTGTTGAAGTTGAGGTTTTGGAACTTGTTGAGAAATATGGCTTTCCTGGTGATACTCCAATAGTAAAGGGTTCAGCTTTTGGAGCTATGTCAAATCCTGATGATCCTGAAGCTACAAAATGTATAAAAGAACTTCTTGAATCTATGGATAATTATTTTGATCTTCCTGCAAGGGATATTGATAAACCATTTTTGCTTGCTGTTGAAGATGTTTTCTCTATTTCTGGACGTGGTACTGTTGCTACTGGTCGTATTGAAAGAGGTGTTATTAAGGTTGGGCAAGAAGTGGAAATTGTTGGAATTAGAGAAACTAGGAAAACAACTGTTACTGGTGTTGAAATGTTTCAAAAGATTCTTGAACAAGGTCAAGCAGGAGATAATGTTGGTCTTTTGCTAAGAGGTGTTGATAAGAAGGATATTGAAAGGGGTCAAGTTATTGCTGCTATTGGTACAATTACTCCTCATCAAAAGTTTAAGGCTTCTATATATTGTTTAACTAAGGAAGAAGGTGGAAGGCATAAGCCATTTTTTTCAGGATATAGACCACAGTTTTTTTTCAGAACCACGGATGTTACTGGCATGGTTAATTTAGAGGGTAAGGAAATGGTTATGCCTGGAGATAATGTTGATATTGTTGTCGAACTTATATCCTCAATAGCAATGGATAAAAATGTTGAGTTTGCTGTTAGAGAAGGTGGTAGGACAGTTGCTTCAGGAAGAATTCTTGAGATATTAGAATAG
- the rplB gene encoding 50S ribosomal protein L2 — MGIKTYRPKTSSLRYKTTLSFDDLSKGNSPLKSLTKGKVSRAGRDSSGRISVRRRGGGHKRRYREIDFGRRDKFDIPARVVSIEYDPNRSSNIALLVYKDGDKRYIIAPKGIKVGDVLQSGPNAPIRVGNSLPLENIPVGKAVHNIELNVGRGGQLVRGAGGYAMVLASEGNYVTVKLPSGEVRMVFKKCMATLGEVGNENYINVSIGKAGKSRWLGKRPKVRGVAMNPVDHPHGGGEGKTSGGRHPVSPWGQPTKGYKTRKKHKYSDKFIIKRRNK, encoded by the coding sequence ATGGGTATTAAAACTTATAGGCCAAAAACTTCGTCTTTGCGTTATAAGACAACTTTATCTTTTGATGATTTAAGTAAGGGTAATAGCCCTTTGAAGTCTTTAACTAAGGGGAAGGTATCTAGGGCTGGAAGAGATTCTTCTGGAAGAATTAGTGTTAGAAGAAGGGGTGGAGGACATAAAAGACGGTATAGGGAAATTGACTTCGGAAGAAGAGATAAGTTTGATATACCTGCTCGAGTTGTGTCTATTGAATATGATCCAAATAGAAGTTCTAATATAGCTTTACTTGTTTATAAGGATGGAGATAAAAGATATATTATTGCTCCTAAAGGCATTAAAGTAGGTGATGTTTTACAAAGTGGTCCAAATGCTCCAATAAGGGTTGGCAATTCTTTGCCGCTTGAAAATATTCCTGTTGGTAAGGCAGTACATAACATTGAACTTAATGTTGGAAGAGGTGGACAGCTTGTAAGAGGTGCTGGGGGATATGCCATGGTGCTTGCTTCCGAGGGAAATTATGTAACGGTTAAGCTTCCATCAGGTGAGGTTCGCATGGTTTTTAAGAAATGCATGGCAACTCTTGGAGAAGTTGGGAATGAAAATTATATTAATGTTTCTATTGGTAAGGCTGGTAAGAGTAGATGGCTTGGTAAAAGGCCTAAGGTAAGAGGTGTTGCAATGAATCCTGTCGATCATCCACATGGAGGTGGTGAGGGTAAGACTTCTGGTGGTCGTCATCCTGTATCTCCTTGGGGTCAGCCAACTAAGGGATATAAGACACGGAAAAAACATAAGTACTCAGACAAGTTTATTATTAAAAGAAGAAATAAGTAG
- the rpsS gene encoding 30S ribosomal protein S19: MARSIKKGPFIEKSLYKKVLASYGKDKRVVIKTYSRASTIIPEMVSLTISVYNGKSFIPVYITEDLVGHKLGEFSPTRIFRGHAKSDKKGRK; encoded by the coding sequence GTGGCAAGATCTATTAAAAAAGGACCTTTTATAGAAAAAAGTCTTTATAAAAAAGTTTTGGCATCTTATGGCAAAGATAAAAGGGTGGTCATTAAAACTTATTCTAGAGCCTCGACAATAATTCCTGAGATGGTAAGTCTTACTATATCTGTTTACAATGGAAAGTCTTTTATTCCTGTGTATATTACTGAAGATCTTGTTGGGCATAAACTTGGTGAATTTTCGCCTACACGGATTTTTAGGGGACATGCTAAATCAGATAAAAAGGGAAGGAAGTGA
- a CDS encoding MATE family efflux transporter, whose protein sequence is MIISKSRELILEGNLYKVLLVISLPIVITNMLQSLYELTDMFYVGKLGAMSLAALSLAGPINFLIMVFAMGIAMGSVSLMSKCIGEETFAKFSKYAGQLIFLNFVLSLFVAILVLLSIDFILDVMGISGELKEITKSYFHVVIYTIPIMFLSVSVIYILNSQGETVIAMLLTLIANIINIILNPILMFTFDLGISGAAWSTLFAKLMTVLFYFFLTYRLNYGLKVHFKDIAPDIPIIKNIVSLGLPAAFGQIMASLSFFIFHYIAVQINPKFLAAYGMANNIISFLILSGVSIGTGIISIVGQNLGAKNFDRVRDIFKKGFFVTLVIMVIFAVSLIFFRGIIIKTFTNDLEVFSYANDYLLVASIGAIGFGLQQVFFGGFIGMGLTKLVMIIVCVRLWIIRLPSVFILQYFGVLENSLGYAFTISNYVALIILFCLSLNFKYWIKKR, encoded by the coding sequence ATGATAATAAGTAAATCTAGAGAATTAATATTAGAAGGTAATTTATATAAAGTACTTTTAGTTATCAGTTTGCCTATCGTGATAACTAATATGCTTCAGTCTCTTTATGAACTTACAGATATGTTTTATGTTGGAAAACTTGGAGCTATGTCGCTTGCTGCATTGTCTCTTGCTGGGCCTATTAATTTTCTTATTATGGTTTTTGCTATGGGAATAGCTATGGGAAGTGTGTCTTTAATGTCTAAATGTATTGGAGAAGAGACTTTTGCTAAGTTTTCAAAATATGCAGGCCAATTGATATTTTTAAATTTTGTATTGTCTTTGTTTGTTGCAATTTTGGTTTTATTGTCTATAGATTTTATTTTAGATGTTATGGGCATAAGTGGTGAACTTAAAGAAATTACAAAATCTTATTTCCATGTTGTAATCTATACAATACCTATAATGTTTTTAAGTGTTTCTGTTATATACATCTTAAATTCTCAAGGAGAGACCGTAATTGCAATGTTATTGACTTTGATTGCAAATATTATTAATATTATTCTTAATCCGATATTAATGTTTACGTTTGATTTAGGTATTTCTGGTGCTGCTTGGTCTACTCTTTTTGCAAAATTAATGACTGTTCTTTTTTATTTTTTTTTAACTTATAGACTAAATTATGGGCTTAAAGTGCATTTTAAGGATATTGCTCCAGATATTCCTATAATAAAAAATATTGTTAGTTTGGGTCTTCCAGCTGCTTTTGGACAGATTATGGCTTCATTGTCGTTTTTTATTTTTCATTATATTGCAGTTCAAATCAACCCAAAATTTTTAGCTGCTTATGGCATGGCTAATAATATTATTTCATTTCTTATTCTTTCTGGAGTGAGTATTGGTACTGGCATTATTTCAATTGTTGGACAAAATCTTGGCGCAAAGAATTTTGATAGAGTAAGAGATATTTTTAAAAAGGGATTTTTTGTTACCTTAGTAATAATGGTTATTTTTGCAGTATCTTTAATATTTTTTAGAGGAATTATAATAAAAACTTTTACAAATGACTTAGAAGTTTTTAGTTATGCTAATGACTATTTGTTAGTGGCATCGATTGGTGCTATTGGATTTGGATTGCAACAAGTTTTTTTTGGAGGGTTCATTGGAATGGGACTTACAAAACTTGTTATGATTATTGTTTGTGTTCGTCTTTGGATTATTCGCTTGCCATCTGTGTTTATATTGCAGTATTTTGGAGTTTTGGAAAATTCTTTAGGATATGCTTTTACAATCTCAAATTATGTAGCTTTAATTATTTTGTTCTGCTTAAGTCTTAATTTTAAATATTGGATTAAGAAACGGTAG
- the rpsC gene encoding 30S ribosomal protein S3, with protein sequence MGQKVHPYSLRLKINKDWKSKWYFDKKLYSEVLHEDFLIRRETMKFLKGIRFDISDIEIIRNNLQRVTVVIFTPRPGSVIGVKGANLEKIGQLLTRTISKKINIKIKEIKKPEFDAQIVANGIAKQLENRASYRKLLKSTLLSSISKGIQGVKIKVSGRLGGAEIARSFEVKEGRIPLHTLRANIDYGFAEAHTTYGVLGVKVWLFKGEILGKQTNSDAGQVINRKPLKDKREPFGKSMFDDKSRKVLNDDRFSKEKL encoded by the coding sequence ATGGGTCAAAAAGTACATCCTTACAGTTTAAGACTTAAAATTAATAAGGACTGGAAATCAAAGTGGTATTTTGATAAAAAATTATATTCTGAGGTTCTTCATGAAGATTTCTTAATAAGACGGGAAACTATGAAATTTCTTAAAGGAATTAGGTTTGATATTTCCGATATAGAGATTATTAGAAACAATCTTCAAAGAGTAACAGTGGTAATTTTTACTCCAAGGCCTGGTTCTGTTATTGGTGTTAAGGGAGCTAATCTTGAAAAAATTGGACAATTGTTAACTAGAACAATATCTAAAAAAATTAATATTAAAATAAAAGAGATTAAGAAACCGGAATTTGATGCACAAATTGTTGCTAATGGGATAGCAAAGCAGCTGGAAAATAGAGCTTCTTATAGAAAGCTTTTAAAATCTACACTTTTATCTTCCATTTCCAAAGGTATTCAAGGTGTAAAAATTAAAGTTTCAGGCAGGCTTGGAGGAGCTGAGATCGCCAGAAGTTTTGAAGTGAAAGAAGGTCGAATTCCTTTGCATACTCTTAGAGCTAATATAGACTATGGTTTTGCTGAAGCTCATACAACTTATGGTGTTCTTGGTGTTAAAGTTTGGCTATTTAAGGGAGAAATTTTAGGAAAGCAGACTAATTCAGATGCTGGTCAGGTGATTAACAGGAAACCTTTAAAAGATAAGCGGGAGCCTTTTGGTAAGAGTATGTTTGATGATAAGAGTAGAAAAGTTTTAAATGACGATAGGTTTTCTAAAGAAAAATTATAA